The following are from one region of the Planctomycetia bacterium genome:
- a CDS encoding serine/threonine protein kinase — MPTAADDMKIDAASQVWVELSARVERFVEAWEAAQDPPAISAYLTDLTPAVRRMTAIELIKVDLEYRWVRVRLPRRIEEYLAEFPFLNEDIPVDLLYEEYHVRRQSGETVVPGDSLFRRFPEQAEELQRLIGAGVALKSTTLVKPGPRKGLGLVAGETVDDFDLIAKLGEGAFGDVFLARQRSMQRIVALKVTADRGSEPQTLAQLDHEHIVRVYDQRRLPERGIRLMYMQYAAGGTLDAVIERLRPIPPNERTGADYIRAVDAVVHKRGEEPPHESLLRNRLAAMAWPEVICWLAAQLSRALDYAHHVGVLHRDVKPANVLLTAEGSPKLADFNISFSSKLDGATPAAYFGGSLAYMSPEQLEACNPAHDRTPEELDGRSDLYSLGVMLWELLTGLRPFDDEQMERSWGLTLAQMTDRRRRGAPTHLLERLVRDKAPGLHLVFARCLASDVEGRFSSGTEMARHFDLCLLPQTQRLLMPRDDRWHSFVCRHPILTIVGLTLLPNGVAGALNYLYNKQEIILKLPNAEAVFEQVQTIINLVFFPLGAMYGAYRVSTIAKFLSNAKARDGLDDNGAADLRRRCLFIGHEASMIGVSMWVVAGVLYPIGMHLGLGDVPMTVYMHFFTSLLLCGSIAAAYPFLLITFVSLHHYYPAFVRLESMSSVDRTHLERMRRFAWTYLGLAALVPMLSVATLALIGSRLQLALVIMAVGGIIGFLAALVGLRVFQADYEALVVTTRKGQIRKPATFDETLR, encoded by the coding sequence GTGCCCACTGCTGCGGATGACATGAAGATCGACGCGGCGTCGCAGGTGTGGGTGGAGTTGTCTGCGCGCGTCGAGCGATTCGTCGAAGCTTGGGAAGCGGCCCAGGATCCGCCGGCGATCAGCGCGTATCTCACGGATCTGACTCCCGCAGTGCGCCGGATGACGGCGATCGAGTTGATTAAAGTCGACTTGGAGTATCGTTGGGTGCGCGTGAGGCTCCCGCGACGGATCGAAGAATACCTCGCCGAGTTTCCTTTTCTCAACGAAGACATTCCCGTCGACTTGTTGTATGAGGAGTATCACGTTCGGCGCCAGTCGGGCGAGACCGTCGTGCCGGGCGATTCTCTTTTTCGGCGCTTTCCCGAACAGGCCGAAGAACTCCAACGTCTGATCGGGGCGGGCGTGGCGTTGAAAAGCACGACGCTCGTAAAGCCAGGTCCGCGCAAAGGCCTCGGGCTTGTTGCCGGTGAGACCGTCGACGACTTCGACCTCATCGCGAAGCTCGGCGAAGGGGCGTTCGGCGATGTGTTTCTCGCTCGGCAGCGAAGCATGCAGCGCATCGTGGCGCTGAAGGTGACCGCTGATCGTGGTAGCGAGCCGCAAACGCTTGCGCAGCTCGACCACGAGCATATCGTGCGGGTCTACGATCAGCGGCGATTGCCGGAGCGCGGTATTCGGCTGATGTATATGCAGTATGCCGCCGGCGGGACCTTGGACGCCGTGATCGAGCGCCTGCGACCGATACCTCCGAACGAACGAACCGGGGCCGACTACATTCGGGCCGTCGATGCTGTCGTGCATAAACGAGGTGAAGAGCCGCCTCATGAATCGTTGTTGCGGAATCGTCTTGCGGCGATGGCCTGGCCGGAAGTGATCTGCTGGCTCGCGGCTCAATTGTCGCGGGCATTGGATTACGCCCACCATGTCGGTGTGCTCCATCGTGACGTGAAGCCTGCGAACGTGTTGCTCACCGCCGAGGGCTCGCCGAAGCTGGCCGATTTTAATATTAGTTTCAGCTCGAAGCTCGATGGAGCCACGCCTGCCGCTTACTTCGGCGGCAGCTTGGCGTATATGTCGCCCGAGCAACTCGAGGCCTGCAACCCGGCCCATGACCGGACGCCGGAGGAACTCGATGGACGGAGCGATCTGTATTCGCTCGGCGTGATGCTGTGGGAGCTCCTTACCGGTCTGCGCCCTTTCGATGACGAACAGATGGAACGCTCTTGGGGGCTGACGCTCGCGCAGATGACCGATCGTCGGCGACGCGGCGCACCGACGCACCTACTCGAACGCTTGGTACGCGATAAGGCACCCGGCCTGCATCTCGTCTTCGCTCGTTGTTTGGCGTCGGATGTCGAGGGCCGATTTTCTTCGGGCACGGAGATGGCGAGGCATTTCGATCTTTGTCTCTTGCCGCAGACGCAGCGGTTGCTCATGCCGCGCGACGACCGGTGGCATTCCTTCGTTTGCCGGCATCCGATTCTCACGATCGTCGGCCTCACGCTCTTGCCGAACGGGGTCGCGGGAGCGTTGAATTATCTTTACAACAAGCAAGAAATCATTTTGAAGCTGCCGAATGCCGAAGCGGTATTCGAGCAAGTGCAGACGATCATCAACTTGGTGTTCTTCCCGTTGGGAGCGATGTACGGTGCGTATCGTGTGTCGACCATCGCCAAGTTTTTGAGCAACGCGAAAGCTCGCGACGGTCTCGATGACAACGGAGCGGCCGACTTAAGACGCCGGTGTCTTTTCATCGGCCATGAAGCTTCGATGATCGGCGTCTCGATGTGGGTCGTCGCCGGGGTGCTCTATCCGATCGGCATGCATCTCGGGCTCGGCGACGTGCCGATGACCGTGTACATGCATTTTTTTACGTCGCTGCTGTTGTGCGGATCGATCGCTGCGGCGTATCCGTTTCTGTTGATCACGTTCGTTTCGCTACATCACTACTATCCGGCGTTCGTCCGTTTGGAATCGATGTCGTCCGTCGATCGAACGCATCTCGAACGAATGCGGCGGTTCGCCTGGACGTATCTCGGTCTCGCCGCACTCGTGCCGATGTTGTCCGTGGCGACGCTTGCCTTAATCGGTTCACGATTGCAACTCGCGCTCGTGATCATGGCCGTCGGCGGCATCATCGGCTTCCTCGCTGCGCTCGTCGGGCTGCGCGTGTTTCAAGCCGACTACGAGGCGCTCGTCGTCACGACGCGCAAAGGCCAGATCCGTAAGCCTGCTACGTTCGACGAAACGTTGAGATAA